In Myxococcales bacterium, a single genomic region encodes these proteins:
- a CDS encoding NAD(P)-dependent oxidoreductase has protein sequence MSRVLVTGAAGFVGSHLTASLRSEGHEVYPIVRAARAPGDVTMSELLAGQGPHEADIVVHAAAVRHRYGASADTYRSSNIELIGDLLRRAKAMGCRRFVLVSSVGVYGFPTALPITERHRFAPRTLYSATKVHAEKAARLLAAELDLELVIVRPTIVYGPGDRHGMLDKLADVIAARRYLIVGPGTNVLHHTHVDDVVRGLTLAAFRREAAGEDFILAGPETTTLAELSRLVAAELRVRLPRMHLPLPVARLAASAIDLAAYRGWAFVSHEPPVNHDKLDVMTVSIAFDPAKARALLGYEPRVRYEEGVRRTLAARGTSPS, from the coding sequence GTGAGCCGCGTGCTCGTCACCGGCGCCGCAGGCTTCGTGGGCTCGCATCTCACGGCTTCGCTGCGCAGCGAAGGCCACGAGGTCTATCCCATCGTACGCGCCGCGCGTGCCCCGGGCGACGTGACCATGTCAGAGTTGCTCGCCGGGCAAGGGCCGCACGAGGCCGACATCGTGGTTCACGCGGCCGCTGTGCGTCATCGCTACGGCGCGTCGGCCGACACCTACCGAAGCTCCAACATCGAGCTCATCGGCGACCTTCTGCGGCGCGCCAAGGCCATGGGCTGTCGGCGCTTCGTGCTCGTCAGCTCGGTCGGCGTTTATGGCTTCCCCACGGCGCTGCCCATCACGGAGCGTCATCGCTTCGCGCCTCGCACGCTCTACTCAGCCACGAAGGTGCACGCCGAAAAGGCTGCTCGGCTGCTCGCGGCGGAGCTCGACCTCGAGCTCGTCATCGTGCGGCCCACCATCGTCTACGGCCCCGGCGATCGCCACGGCATGCTCGACAAGCTGGCCGACGTGATCGCCGCGCGGCGCTACCTCATCGTGGGGCCCGGCACCAACGTCCTTCATCACACTCACGTCGACGACGTTGTTCGCGGGCTCACGCTCGCGGCGTTTCGCAGGGAGGCCGCTGGCGAGGACTTCATCCTCGCGGGGCCTGAAACGACGACGCTCGCGGAGCTCTCACGGCTCGTCGCGGCGGAGCTTCGGGTTCGCCTTCCGCGGATGCATTTGCCGCTGCCGGTGGCGCGCCTCGCCGCGTCGGCCATCGATCTGGCCGCGTACCGAGGCTGGGCCTTCGTGTCGCACGAGCCCCCCGTCAACCACGACAAACTCGACGTGATGACTGTCTCCATCGCCTTCGATCCAGCGAAGGCGCGCGCGCTCCTCGGTTATGAGCCTCGCGTTCGCTACGAGGAAGGCGTGCGACGGACCCTCGCAGCGCGAGGCACGTCGCCCTCATGA
- a CDS encoding flippase-like domain-containing protein encodes MTGSPAPSPSRAPTKRWAKALFSIGIAGVALAFVAYVVPVRDTCVDPETGTRMSRVETGPVGSAEGSGERPGGCSLARRGEVVRRLSSAECSALACEPGLGSTFRGTSPSWLAAMAALYFLGTFAWAVRWRELLGLAMTEKSKAPGPLFVWRITLEAQAGGILLPGGVAGDALRIGSMVGRGIPLSVVVASTLLDRALGLVTLAMVAAALALGAGDRAIDGRVLAVLAACPLGLGVGLIILRSPPMSRWLSEGPLAKYARDAAAYIASDRAPRAILRAFVVSLVVSATQLLVLRGLVHALGAVPVEPRWVYLGTAMAFMVAALPVLPGGWGTSDAAFVFFFAFAGLRPQVALGACLLYRAFWYLSGIVGALLRLLSAVRTPPS; translated from the coding sequence ATGACGGGGTCGCCCGCGCCGTCGCCTTCCAGAGCGCCGACGAAGCGCTGGGCCAAGGCGCTCTTCTCCATCGGCATCGCTGGCGTCGCGCTGGCCTTCGTCGCCTATGTCGTGCCGGTTCGCGACACCTGCGTCGACCCGGAAACGGGTACGCGCATGAGTCGCGTCGAGACCGGGCCGGTGGGGAGCGCGGAGGGAAGCGGAGAGCGGCCGGGCGGCTGTTCGCTCGCGAGGCGAGGGGAGGTGGTGCGCCGCTTGAGCTCGGCCGAGTGCAGCGCGCTCGCGTGTGAGCCGGGCCTTGGGTCCACGTTCCGCGGGACGAGCCCGAGCTGGCTCGCGGCCATGGCCGCCTTGTACTTTCTCGGCACCTTCGCCTGGGCCGTCCGCTGGCGCGAGCTTCTGGGCTTGGCCATGACGGAGAAGTCCAAGGCGCCAGGGCCGCTTTTCGTGTGGCGCATCACGCTCGAGGCGCAGGCCGGCGGCATTCTCCTGCCCGGCGGCGTGGCCGGCGACGCCCTTCGCATCGGCTCCATGGTGGGGCGCGGCATTCCACTCTCCGTCGTCGTCGCGTCGACGCTCCTCGACCGAGCCCTCGGCCTCGTGACGCTGGCGATGGTCGCGGCGGCGCTGGCGCTCGGGGCTGGAGACCGCGCCATCGACGGGCGCGTCCTCGCCGTCTTGGCCGCGTGTCCCCTCGGGCTGGGCGTGGGCCTCATCATCCTTCGAAGCCCGCCGATGTCACGCTGGCTCTCCGAGGGGCCGCTCGCGAAGTACGCCCGCGACGCGGCCGCCTACATCGCCAGCGACCGTGCCCCGCGCGCCATCTTGCGGGCCTTCGTCGTGAGCCTTGTGGTCAGCGCCACGCAGCTCCTGGTCCTCCGGGGGCTCGTGCACGCGCTCGGCGCCGTTCCCGTGGAGCCACGCTGGGTCTATCTCGGCACCGCCATGGCCTTCATGGTGGCGGCGCTGCCCGTGCTCCCCGGCGGTTGGGGGACGTCCGATGCGGCCTTCGTGTTCTTCTTCGCGTTCGCCGGACTTCGGCCGCAGGTCGCGCTCGGCGCGTGCCTGCTCTACCGAGCGTTCTGGTATCTTTCCGGGATCGTGGGGGCGCTGCTTCGACTTCTCTCTGCCGTGAGGACGCCGCCGTCATGA
- a CDS encoding glycosyltransferase, giving the protein MMTVSIVVPAHNEAGNIEHVMRSLVEQVTREARIIEVVCVASGCTDDTAERARDVSEGRPGVHVQVQEVRAGKVAAINEYLKMRDPRAEIVVLSSADLRVAPDVVERIVQCFRDNPDVGMVGARPVPDNDTSQLVGKMVHLLWEMHHRVALSVPKMGELVAFRSALVDRVSELSVVDEASIEDIIRSKGYRLAYVPDAVVQNHGPETLREFFEQRRRIARGHYWLDFAFGYRVATLDRGLVLGTLSEVAKEEGAFGRAALAVAVGTEALARVAGLWDARVVGGKHRTWKPLASTKRLRDDVEPPASARVPLPPPSVRFAPPPPSSRAVDAASPAPSSRRGRP; this is encoded by the coding sequence ATGATGACCGTATCCATCGTCGTGCCCGCCCACAACGAAGCGGGAAACATCGAACATGTGATGCGCTCCTTGGTCGAGCAGGTGACGCGCGAGGCTCGCATCATCGAGGTCGTCTGCGTGGCCAGCGGCTGCACCGACGACACGGCCGAACGCGCCCGCGACGTCTCCGAGGGCCGGCCCGGCGTCCACGTGCAGGTGCAAGAGGTCCGCGCCGGCAAGGTCGCTGCCATCAACGAGTACCTCAAGATGCGCGACCCACGCGCCGAGATCGTCGTCTTGTCGAGCGCCGACTTGCGCGTCGCGCCGGACGTCGTGGAGCGCATCGTCCAGTGCTTCCGCGACAACCCCGACGTGGGCATGGTGGGGGCGCGGCCCGTGCCCGACAACGACACGAGTCAGCTCGTCGGCAAGATGGTGCACCTGCTCTGGGAGATGCACCACCGCGTTGCGCTCTCGGTACCCAAGATGGGCGAGCTGGTGGCGTTTCGCTCGGCGCTCGTCGACCGCGTCAGCGAGCTGAGCGTCGTCGACGAGGCGAGCATCGAAGACATCATTCGCTCGAAGGGCTACCGCCTCGCGTACGTGCCCGACGCCGTCGTGCAGAATCACGGGCCCGAGACGTTGCGCGAGTTCTTCGAACAGCGCCGGCGCATCGCCCGCGGCCACTACTGGCTCGACTTCGCCTTCGGCTACCGCGTGGCGACGCTCGATCGCGGCCTCGTACTCGGGACGCTCAGCGAGGTTGCCAAGGAGGAGGGCGCCTTCGGCCGGGCCGCCCTGGCCGTCGCCGTGGGCACCGAAGCGCTCGCGCGCGTGGCGGGCCTCTGGGACGCGCGCGTCGTCGGCGGCAAACACCGAACCTGGAAGCCACTCGCGTCGACCAAGCGGCTCCGCGACGACGTTGAACCACCAGCATCGGCGCGTGTTCCGTTGCCGCCACCGAGCGTGCGCTTCGCGCCGCCGCCACCCTCGTCACGCGCCGTCGACGCGGCGTCGCCAGCACCATCCTCGCGGCGAGGCCGGCCGTGA
- a CDS encoding radical SAM protein, producing MKAPLAAKLAEYRVAHATGRIKPLPINLTVSVTYSCPSRCATCDIWQKKVDDMSVDEYAKTFRTLEKVPIWVTLSGGDQFIRRELDEIVRLVRTEIEPSIINIPMNGIITERIFTLLPRIADVSRGAQLVLNLSVDEIGAKHDEIRGAPGNFDKLLGVAELIHDLKKTYPHVVLGVHTVISKLNVERIPEIEREARSIFRPDSYITEVAENRVELKTMEKDITPDVAAYRRATEHLKRSVWDHRSLHPVARLVQSLRLEYYDLAAKILEEKRQVIDCYAGWASAHLAPDGHVWGCCTRAESLGNVRDMGYDFAAIWRGPEADAFRESVRRHECSCPLANASYTNLLLDAGSLVRVTGNLTGVRAPGGRAR from the coding sequence GTGAAGGCGCCCCTCGCGGCGAAATTGGCGGAGTACCGCGTGGCGCACGCCACCGGGCGTATCAAGCCGCTGCCCATCAACCTCACGGTGTCGGTCACCTACAGCTGCCCGTCGCGCTGCGCGACCTGCGACATTTGGCAGAAGAAGGTCGACGACATGAGCGTCGACGAATACGCGAAGACGTTTCGTACCCTCGAGAAGGTTCCCATCTGGGTCACGCTCTCGGGCGGTGATCAATTTATTCGCCGTGAGCTCGACGAAATCGTTCGCCTCGTGCGCACCGAAATCGAACCGAGCATCATCAACATTCCGATGAACGGCATCATCACGGAGCGCATTTTTACGCTCCTCCCGCGCATCGCCGACGTGAGCCGGGGTGCGCAGCTCGTGCTGAACCTGTCGGTCGACGAGATCGGCGCGAAGCACGACGAGATTCGCGGCGCGCCCGGCAACTTCGACAAACTCCTCGGGGTCGCCGAGCTCATCCACGATCTCAAGAAGACCTATCCCCACGTCGTGCTCGGCGTTCACACGGTCATTTCTAAGCTCAACGTCGAGCGCATCCCCGAGATCGAGCGCGAAGCGCGGAGCATCTTTCGCCCCGACTCGTACATCACGGAGGTCGCCGAGAATCGCGTCGAGCTAAAGACGATGGAGAAGGACATCACGCCCGACGTGGCGGCCTACCGTCGGGCCACCGAGCACCTGAAGCGCAGCGTTTGGGACCACCGGTCGCTTCACCCGGTGGCGCGGCTCGTGCAGTCGCTCCGCCTCGAGTATTACGACCTCGCCGCGAAGATCCTTGAAGAGAAGCGGCAAGTCATCGACTGCTACGCGGGCTGGGCCAGCGCCCATCTAGCCCCCGACGGCCACGTGTGGGGTTGCTGCACGCGGGCCGAGTCGCTCGGCAACGTCCGCGACATGGGCTACGACTTCGCGGCCATTTGGCGTGGCCCCGAAGCCGACGCCTTCCGCGAGAGCGTGCGCAGGCACGAGTGCTCGTGCCCCTTGGCCAACGCCAGCTACACGAACCTCTTGCTCGACGCCGGCTCGCTCGTCCGCGTGACAGGCAACCTCACCGGTGTGCGGGCGCCTGGAGGTCGTGCGCGATGA
- a CDS encoding NAD-dependent epimerase/dehydratase family protein, whose protein sequence is MKVVVAGSRGALGERLVRALTARSVGSGADETVGVDFRADGESEHDRSELASADVVINVGGPRVRPGLTASDYLREHVGVTDTVARVMRRGAHLVHVSSTAVFGARGVALSADSEPMPERFPMPEYAHAKWAAERQATELARSLGLALSVVRPSMVYGPDVDSALETLLRLGRQRVSLRLLPGRLYQHLLHIELLVAAMARLVRSPAGPRPLLLADPFVLENRDLRLRGRAAAVVPIPLGAVRRSEALWSGRARGGLRLPSLAVLAMSNVFAVEETFQRLGLAQYDFSRQLTFDRYFHA, encoded by the coding sequence ATGAAGGTCGTCGTGGCCGGGAGCCGCGGCGCGCTGGGAGAGCGCCTTGTGCGCGCGCTCACGGCCCGGTCTGTCGGGAGCGGCGCCGACGAGACGGTCGGCGTCGACTTTCGCGCGGACGGCGAGAGCGAGCACGACCGCAGCGAGCTCGCGAGTGCCGACGTCGTCATCAACGTCGGCGGCCCGCGGGTGCGCCCCGGTCTCACAGCGAGCGACTACTTGCGCGAACACGTCGGCGTCACGGACACCGTGGCCCGCGTCATGCGACGCGGCGCGCACCTGGTGCACGTGTCCAGCACCGCCGTGTTCGGCGCGCGCGGCGTGGCGCTCTCGGCCGACAGCGAGCCCATGCCAGAGCGCTTCCCGATGCCGGAGTACGCGCACGCGAAATGGGCCGCCGAGCGACAGGCGACCGAGCTTGCGCGCTCGCTCGGCCTCGCTCTTTCGGTCGTGAGGCCGTCGATGGTCTACGGCCCGGACGTCGACAGCGCCCTCGAGACACTGCTTCGCTTGGGGCGGCAGCGCGTTTCGCTTCGCCTGTTGCCCGGTCGGCTCTATCAGCACCTGCTCCACATCGAGCTCCTAGTCGCCGCCATGGCCCGCCTCGTCAGGAGCCCCGCGGGGCCGCGGCCGCTCCTGCTCGCCGATCCGTTCGTGCTCGAGAATCGGGACCTCCGGCTGCGCGGTCGGGCGGCGGCGGTGGTGCCGATCCCGCTCGGCGCGGTGCGCCGAAGCGAGGCGCTCTGGAGCGGCCGGGCGAGGGGAGGGCTCCGCTTGCCGAGCCTCGCCGTCCTGGCCATGAGCAACGTCTTCGCCGTGGAGGAGACGTTTCAGCGACTCGGCCTTGCGCAGTACGACTTTTCTCGGCAGCTCACCTTCGACCGGTACTTCCACGCATGA
- a CDS encoding SDR family oxidoreductase, with the protein MTVLAPGAHAVVVGASSQIGRAIAEALSGRGLVVSGLARSAPAGAPYAAGFACDVALEGSATEALARAGERAPIDVLVYAAGAGAMGRTLDVPEEVAAGAFAVNFWGLDQCVRAVVPGMQTRRRGAVLAVLSLAALRAVPFEAYYAASKAAAARYLECLALELAASHVDVHYVAPGYIDTGFFERGGFHGMAPPTVRGSGTTPADVAQRAVALLEGRPRSPVLGWRERTIRFADRVAPGLYDRHLRRGLRRS; encoded by the coding sequence ATGACGGTCCTCGCTCCCGGCGCCCACGCTGTTGTCGTCGGCGCTTCGTCCCAGATTGGTCGCGCCATCGCGGAAGCGCTCTCGGGGCGAGGACTCGTGGTGTCGGGCCTCGCGCGCAGCGCCCCGGCAGGAGCGCCCTACGCCGCTGGCTTCGCGTGCGACGTCGCCCTCGAAGGGTCGGCGACGGAGGCCCTCGCGCGGGCCGGTGAGCGCGCCCCCATCGACGTTCTCGTGTACGCAGCCGGCGCGGGCGCCATGGGACGCACGCTCGATGTGCCGGAGGAGGTCGCAGCCGGGGCCTTCGCAGTGAACTTCTGGGGCCTCGATCAGTGCGTGCGCGCGGTCGTGCCCGGGATGCAAACGCGCCGCCGCGGCGCCGTGCTCGCGGTCTTGAGCCTCGCTGCGCTGCGCGCCGTTCCCTTCGAGGCGTATTACGCCGCGAGCAAGGCTGCGGCAGCGCGATACCTCGAGTGTTTGGCGCTCGAGCTCGCGGCGAGCCACGTGGACGTGCACTACGTCGCGCCTGGGTACATCGACACCGGCTTCTTCGAACGCGGCGGCTTCCACGGCATGGCTCCGCCAACGGTGCGCGGCTCCGGAACGACGCCCGCCGATGTCGCGCAGCGTGCCGTGGCGCTCCTCGAGGGGCGCCCTCGCTCGCCGGTCTTGGGGTGGCGTGAGCGAACGATTCGCTTCGCCGACCGCGTCGCGCCGGGCCTCTACGATCGACACCTCCGGCGAGGTTTGCGTCGATCGTGA
- the hutI gene encoding imidazolonepropionase — MSPATSAARVVVRAGRVITCVNDDAFAGGAIDDGVVVVEGGRVAWVGRATECPAGLHKTVTLAGPHGGGLLTPGLVDAHTHAAFVGSRHAEYAVRMAGGDYEAIAKAGGGILSSHRAIAAASEDAIAEELCARLARMAALGVTTVEVKSGYGLTEEHELKQLRAIARAASKPGLPRVVPTFLALHALPPNVDRAAFVESVVERTLPAVAEAKLARFVDAYVDRNAFRVDEARLVGVRARSLGLDVRLHVGQFADIGGAALAAELSALSVDHVEHVGDDGAAALAKAGVTAVLLPIASFTLAQAPPDVALLRRHGVPLAVASDANPGTAPTESLPLAMALAARLYGLSTEEIWLGVTRRAAASLALPTHGQLKVGAPADLTVWDLPHEAALLQPWGSPRAVHVMRDGVWLVGGA; from the coding sequence ATGAGCCCAGCGACGTCAGCCGCACGCGTCGTCGTTCGCGCCGGCCGCGTCATCACGTGCGTCAACGACGACGCGTTCGCGGGGGGCGCTATCGACGACGGGGTCGTCGTTGTCGAGGGTGGGCGCGTCGCGTGGGTCGGGCGCGCGACCGAGTGCCCCGCTGGCCTCCACAAAACCGTCACGCTCGCCGGCCCTCACGGCGGGGGCCTCCTCACGCCTGGGCTCGTGGACGCACACACGCACGCGGCGTTCGTGGGCTCCAGGCACGCCGAGTACGCCGTCCGCATGGCCGGGGGCGACTACGAGGCCATCGCCAAAGCCGGCGGCGGAATCCTCTCGAGTCACCGAGCCATCGCCGCGGCGTCGGAGGACGCGATCGCCGAAGAGCTCTGCGCGCGCCTCGCCCGGATGGCGGCCCTCGGCGTCACGACCGTCGAGGTGAAGAGTGGCTACGGCCTAACCGAGGAGCACGAGCTGAAGCAACTCCGTGCCATCGCGCGCGCCGCAAGCAAGCCCGGCCTTCCTCGCGTCGTGCCGACCTTCTTGGCCCTGCACGCGCTGCCGCCGAACGTCGACCGGGCTGCCTTCGTGGAGAGCGTGGTGGAGCGTACGCTGCCGGCCGTCGCGGAGGCCAAGCTCGCGCGCTTCGTCGATGCCTACGTCGATCGCAACGCCTTCCGCGTCGACGAGGCGCGTCTCGTCGGCGTGCGCGCGCGGAGCCTCGGGCTCGACGTGCGCCTTCACGTTGGCCAGTTCGCCGACATCGGCGGCGCGGCCTTGGCGGCTGAGCTTTCGGCCCTGTCGGTCGATCACGTCGAGCACGTCGGCGACGACGGCGCCGCGGCGCTGGCGAAGGCCGGGGTCACGGCGGTGCTCCTGCCCATCGCTAGCTTCACACTCGCGCAGGCGCCGCCCGATGTGGCGCTCCTGCGGCGACACGGCGTGCCGCTCGCCGTCGCCAGCGACGCGAACCCAGGCACGGCGCCAACGGAGAGCTTGCCGCTCGCGATGGCCTTGGCAGCGCGCCTCTACGGTCTTTCAACGGAGGAAATATGGCTCGGCGTCACGCGGCGCGCAGCGGCCTCTTTGGCGTTGCCGACGCACGGTCAGCTCAAGGTAGGCGCGCCGGCTGATCTCACCGTGTGGGACTTGCCCCACGAGGCTGCGCTGCTCCAGCCGTGGGGTTCGCCGCGCGCGGTCCACGTCATGCGCGACGGCGTGTGGCTCGTCGGCGGAGCGTGA
- the nagZ gene encoding beta-N-acetylhexosaminidase, with product MSHAFLGTDVGQLIVAGFDGTELPVAARGALARGELGGIILFRRNLTGDPLEVAAVTGAARDAASGALPPFVCIDQEGGRVARLGPPIVRLPPMLRLAGAANADLVKRAGHALGRDLAALGFSSGLGPVLDVHSNPQNPVIGDRAFGESAEPATTFALAFAAGLQEAGVAVCGKHFPGHGDTSTDSHFTLPVVTHGRERLDAVEFAPFRGAAKAGFDAMMTAHVLYTSLDRERPATLSRVIATDLLRGAMGFQGVLFSDDLEMKALTLSIEESAVAAIEAGCDALLVCSRLDLAERAREALVRRCEASGAFRARCEEAFGRFAVLRRRVAPRPMAPAELSRHFAAPERAIFAEELRSASSEFGVA from the coding sequence GTGAGCCACGCATTCCTGGGGACCGACGTCGGGCAGCTCATCGTCGCGGGTTTCGACGGCACCGAGTTGCCCGTGGCGGCGCGCGGCGCGCTCGCTCGCGGCGAGCTCGGCGGGATCATCCTCTTTCGCAGGAACCTCACCGGCGACCCGCTGGAGGTGGCCGCCGTCACGGGTGCCGCAAGGGACGCTGCCTCCGGCGCCCTTCCCCCCTTTGTGTGCATCGACCAAGAAGGCGGTCGCGTCGCGCGGCTCGGCCCACCGATCGTGCGACTGCCGCCGATGTTGCGCCTCGCGGGCGCCGCCAACGCGGATCTCGTCAAGCGCGCGGGCCACGCGCTCGGCCGCGATCTCGCGGCACTCGGCTTCTCGAGCGGCCTCGGGCCGGTCCTCGATGTCCACTCGAACCCGCAAAACCCAGTCATCGGCGACCGTGCCTTCGGCGAGTCGGCGGAGCCCGCCACAACGTTCGCCCTGGCCTTCGCGGCGGGCCTCCAAGAGGCCGGCGTCGCGGTCTGCGGGAAGCACTTTCCCGGTCACGGCGACACATCAACGGACTCGCACTTTACGCTGCCCGTCGTGACCCATGGGCGGGAGCGACTCGACGCCGTTGAGTTCGCGCCCTTCCGCGGGGCGGCGAAAGCGGGCTTCGACGCCATGATGACGGCGCACGTCCTCTACACCTCGCTCGACCGAGAGCGCCCAGCGACGCTCTCGCGCGTCATCGCTACCGACCTCCTGCGCGGGGCCATGGGCTTCCAAGGCGTTCTCTTCTCCGACGACCTCGAGATGAAGGCGCTGACGCTCTCCATCGAGGAGTCCGCGGTGGCTGCCATTGAGGCCGGCTGCGACGCGCTCCTCGTTTGCTCGCGGCTCGATCTGGCGGAACGGGCGCGCGAAGCCCTCGTGCGGCGATGCGAAGCGAGCGGCGCCTTCCGCGCGCGCTGCGAAGAGGCCTTCGGTCGCTTCGCCGTGCTTCGCCGCCGCGTCGCGCCCCGTCCGATGGCGCCGGCCGAGCTCTCACGGCACTTTGCAGCGCCGGAGCGTGCGATCTTCGCCGAAGAGCTTCGCTCCGCATCCTCGGAGTTTGGCGTCGCATGA
- a CDS encoding CAP domain-containing protein yields the protein MAHEAPRPARRRLLAAWAALRPRTTLALAALSLWACGSPPGAVPAKVAPELARPDAAAPSATGPSTATRAMPARTDGRLSLAEARAHMLTLINRDRASEGLSPVVLDEGAAQKAGQRHAEDMARLGFLGHWGSDGSVPEQRHSEAGGVDFVMENAACVTDEKPRDIDAAPSIEKEALERTEGMFFGEVPPNDGHRKNILKAEHKRVGIGIAQTRGSVTELPALCLTQEFIDPYGTYAPLPKQAKAGESLTVSGAVTGNVKFGGVSVGRVDLPKPLAPSDLNKRRSYTFPEPYQIYWPRGYKTPLPVEVHGQNFKITVPLARGPGLYSITILAQHPGQKSYGAISVRTVVVQ from the coding sequence ATGGCCCACGAAGCTCCTCGGCCGGCGCGTCGGCGTCTTCTCGCGGCCTGGGCGGCGCTCCGCCCGCGCACAACGCTCGCTCTCGCCGCGCTCTCGTTGTGGGCGTGCGGCTCGCCACCTGGCGCCGTGCCGGCGAAGGTCGCGCCCGAGCTCGCGCGACCTGACGCTGCGGCGCCGAGCGCGACGGGGCCATCGACGGCCACTAGGGCGATGCCCGCCCGCACCGACGGACGCCTCTCGCTTGCCGAGGCTCGCGCGCACATGCTCACGCTCATCAACCGAGACCGCGCGAGCGAGGGCCTTTCACCCGTCGTGCTCGACGAAGGCGCCGCCCAGAAGGCGGGCCAGCGCCACGCCGAGGACATGGCGCGGCTCGGGTTTCTCGGCCATTGGGGCTCGGATGGTTCGGTGCCTGAGCAGCGCCACTCGGAGGCCGGCGGCGTCGACTTTGTGATGGAGAACGCGGCGTGCGTGACCGACGAAAAGCCGCGCGACATCGACGCGGCGCCGTCCATCGAGAAGGAGGCGCTCGAGCGCACGGAGGGAATGTTCTTTGGCGAGGTGCCGCCCAACGACGGGCACCGCAAGAACATCCTCAAGGCGGAGCACAAGAGGGTCGGCATCGGCATCGCGCAGACCCGCGGCTCGGTCACTGAGCTGCCGGCGCTGTGCCTCACGCAGGAGTTCATCGATCCCTACGGCACCTACGCCCCGCTGCCCAAGCAGGCGAAGGCCGGCGAGTCGCTCACCGTCTCCGGAGCCGTGACGGGCAACGTGAAGTTCGGTGGCGTCAGCGTGGGCCGCGTTGACCTGCCCAAGCCGCTCGCGCCCTCGGACCTCAACAAGCGCCGCAGTTACACGTTCCCCGAGCCGTATCAAATCTACTGGCCCCGCGGCTACAAGACGCCGCTGCCCGTTGAGGTTCATGGTCAGAACTTCAAGATCACGGTCCCGCTGGCGCGCGGCCCGGGGCTCTACTCGATTACGATCCTCGCGCAGCATCCGGGCCAGAAGAGCTACGGCGCCATCTCTGTGCGTACCGTCGTCGTGCAATAG